CAGATCGCCACCTCGGAGGCCCACCGAAGGAAGGGCCTGGGTCGACTCGTCATGACCGCGCTGTCCCGTGCCGCCCTCGATCTCGGCGCCACGCACGGTGTGCTGGTGGCCACCGAGGCCGGCGCCGCGCTGTATCAGGCGCTCGGCTGGGCGATGGTCTCGCCGGTCACGGCCGCGTCGTGTTCCGCCGCCGCTCCCGTAGCATGAACAGGTAGAGCCCTTCGACCTTCTCCCGCGCCCACGGCGTCTTGCGCAGGAACTTCAGGCTGGACTTGACGCTGGGCTCGAAGGCGAAGCAGCGCAGCGGGATGCGCTCGTCGAGGCCGTCCCAGCCGTACTCGGCGGCCAGCTCGGTCACGATGGTTTCCAGCGTCAGGCCGTGCAACGGGTTGCGGGGTTGCTCTTGCGGCGGCGGGGCGGACTCGGTCATGACTGGATTGTCGCCGGTCGCGAAGGCCGCCCGGCGTCGTCGAGGCGCGTGCGCCCGCGTGGTACCTTCATCGGCATGAGCACGAATTCCCCCGACGAAGAACGCCCCATCATCCAGGAG
This genomic stretch from Mitsuaria sp. 7 harbors:
- a CDS encoding VF530 family DNA-binding protein; the encoded protein is MTESAPPPQEQPRNPLHGLTLETIVTELAAEYGWDGLDERIPLRCFAFEPSVKSSLKFLRKTPWAREKVEGLYLFMLRERRRNTTRP